From a single Nicotiana tomentosiformis chromosome 2, ASM39032v3, whole genome shotgun sequence genomic region:
- the LOC104088604 gene encoding acidic endochitinase P: MEFSGSPLTLFCCVFFLFLTGSLAQGIGSIVTNDLFNEMLKNRNDGRCPANGFYTYDAFIAAANSFPGFGTSGDDTARRKEIAAFFGQTSHETTGGSLSAEPFTGGYCFVRQNDQSDRYYGRGPIQLTNQNNYEKAGNAIRQDLVNNPDLVATDATISFKTAIWFWMTPQDNKPSSHDVIIGSWTPSAADQSANRAPGYGVITNIINGGIECGVGPNAAVEDRIGYYRRYCGMLNVAPGDNLDCYNQRNFAQG, from the exons ATGGAGTTTTCTGGATCACCACTGACATTGTTTTGTTGTGTGTTTTTCCTGTTCCTAACAGGGAGCTTGGCACAAGGCATTGGCTCAATTGTAACGAATGACTTGTTCAACGAGATGCTGAAGAATAGGAACGACGGTAGATGTCCTGCCAATGGCTTCTATACTTATGATGCATTCATAGCTGCTGCCAATTCCTTTCCTGGTTTTGGAACTAGTGGTGATGATACTGCCCGTAGGAAAGAAATTGCTGCCtttttcggtcaaacttctcatgaAACTACAG GTGGTTCCCTGAGTGCAGAACCTTTTACAGGAGGATATTGCTTTGTTAGGCAAAATGACCAGAGTGACAGATATTATGGTAGAGGACCCATCCAATTGACAAA CCAAAATAACTATGAGAAAGCTGGAAATGCAATTAGACAAGACCTAGTTAACAACCCAGATTTAGTAGCTACAGATGCTACTATATCATTCAAAACAGCTATATGGTTCTGGATGACACCACAGGATAATAAGCCATCAAGCCACGACGTTATCATCGGTAGTTGGACTCCGTCCGCCGCTGATCAGTCGGCGAATCGAGCACCTGGTTACGGTGTAATTACCAACATTATTAACGGTGGAATTGAATGTGGCGTAGGTCCGAATGCCGCAGTGGAAGATCGAATTGGATACTACAGGAGGTATTGTGGTATGTTGAATGTTGCTCCTGGGGACAACTTGGACTGTTACAACCAAAGGAACTTCGCCCAAGGCTAG